A stretch of the Adhaeribacter swui genome encodes the following:
- a CDS encoding PDDEXK nuclease domain-containing protein translates to MTEKKNILPESFLFHEISNLIEQSHLQVISQVNSTMTLLFWQVGKRINEFILEHKRAEYGQQIVVTLSRQLKERYGRSFEEKNLRRMLQFATVFSEHEQVLTLSRQLSWSHFLVLLPLKTKEQRLFYAQRTIKEQISVRELRKQIEQKAYERTVIADAQLPNQEHHLAGSFKDPYLLDFLNLPVGYLENDLETAILQELETFILEVGKGFSFIERQKRMIIDGEDYYLDLLFYHRKLKRLVAIELKIGKFQAKHKGQMELYLKWLNKHEREEGEETPVGLILCAETSREQVELLEMHKDGIMVAEYLTELPPRKELEKRLQQAYLEAKEVIENRKLLE, encoded by the coding sequence ATGACAGAAAAGAAAAACATACTTCCAGAATCCTTTTTATTCCACGAAATTAGTAACCTTATTGAACAAAGCCATTTACAGGTCATTTCCCAGGTAAATAGCACCATGACCTTGCTTTTCTGGCAGGTAGGCAAACGGATCAATGAATTTATCCTGGAACATAAACGGGCAGAATATGGTCAGCAAATTGTCGTGACGTTGTCCCGACAATTGAAGGAGCGCTATGGCCGGAGCTTTGAAGAAAAGAATTTGCGGAGAATGCTACAATTCGCGACCGTGTTTTCAGAACATGAGCAGGTGCTTACCTTGTCCCGCCAATTAAGCTGGTCGCACTTTCTGGTCTTGTTGCCATTGAAAACAAAAGAACAACGACTCTTTTACGCCCAGCGAACCATCAAAGAGCAAATCAGTGTCCGGGAGCTTAGGAAACAAATTGAGCAAAAAGCCTATGAACGCACGGTCATTGCGGATGCGCAATTACCCAACCAAGAACATCATCTCGCTGGTAGTTTCAAGGATCCTTATCTGTTGGACTTCCTGAACCTGCCGGTTGGCTATCTGGAGAATGATCTGGAAACCGCGATCTTGCAAGAACTGGAAACCTTTATTTTAGAGGTGGGAAAAGGTTTTTCCTTTATTGAACGGCAAAAACGCATGATCATTGACGGAGAAGATTATTACTTAGATCTGCTGTTCTACCACCGTAAATTGAAACGACTAGTAGCCATTGAATTGAAAATTGGTAAGTTCCAGGCAAAACACAAAGGTCAGATGGAATTATACTTGAAATGGCTGAATAAACACGAAAGAGAGGAAGGGGAAGAAACTCCGGTAGGACTCATCCTTTGCGCCGAAACGAGCCGGGAACAGGTAGAACTGCTGGAAATGCATAAAGATGGTATTATGGTAGCCGAATACTTAACGGAATTGCCACCGCGAAAAGAATTAGAAAAGCGCTTACAGCAAGCTTATTTGGAAGCAAAGGAAGTAATAGAAAATAGAAAGCTACTGGAATAG
- a CDS encoding multiubiquitin domain-containing protein gives MSNSEQNKKDVPGQTKEQSIIVNGRPRTFEGKEIIYSQIVALAFDSISTNPNIVYSVTYKRGEGNKPEGTMDTDDVVKVKDGMIFNVTATDKS, from the coding sequence ATGAGCAATTCAGAACAGAACAAAAAAGACGTTCCTGGTCAAACAAAGGAACAAAGTATTATTGTAAATGGAAGGCCAAGAACCTTCGAAGGGAAAGAGATAATTTATAGCCAAATTGTTGCTCTAGCCTTTGATTCCATATCTACCAATCCCAACATTGTTTATAGTGTTACTTACAAAAGAGGTGAAGGAAATAAGCCTGAAGGTACCATGGATACGGATGATGTTGTAAAAGTTAAAGATGGGATGATATTCAATGTCACAGCAACTGATAAATCATAG
- a CDS encoding SDR family NAD(P)-dependent oxidoreductase, with protein MSTNQKYALITGATQGIGYELAKLFAQDQYNLVLVARHREELDAKSAEFKQQYGIDVITIAQDLAQRQGPFQVYETVKAQGIQVDVLVNDAGQGQYGEFVDTDINRELEIVDLNIGAYLILTKCFLKEMVARKEGKILLVSSIAGEVPGPLQAVYHGTKAFVSSFTEAIQNETKDTGVTITKLLPGATDTDFFNKAEMQQAKMVQEGSKADPAEVAKDGYEALMAGKLEIISGLKNKLTVAASKLLPDSVVAENMHQQMKPSTKE; from the coding sequence ATGTCAACTAATCAAAAATATGCGCTTATCACCGGGGCTACGCAAGGTATCGGCTATGAGCTGGCTAAGTTATTTGCCCAAGATCAATATAATCTGGTGCTGGTAGCTCGCCATCGAGAGGAGCTAGACGCTAAATCGGCCGAGTTTAAACAACAATACGGTATCGACGTGATTACTATTGCGCAGGACTTAGCCCAGCGACAAGGACCTTTTCAGGTATACGAAACGGTAAAAGCGCAAGGTATTCAGGTGGATGTCCTGGTCAATGATGCCGGACAGGGGCAATACGGGGAGTTTGTGGATACGGATATTAACCGGGAACTGGAGATTGTGGACTTGAACATTGGCGCTTATCTCATCTTAACCAAATGCTTCTTAAAAGAGATGGTAGCCCGTAAAGAAGGTAAAATCCTGCTGGTTTCTTCCATTGCGGGGGAAGTACCCGGCCCCTTACAAGCCGTTTATCATGGCACGAAAGCCTTTGTTTCTTCTTTTACCGAAGCTATCCAGAATGAAACAAAAGATACGGGCGTAACCATTACCAAGCTATTGCCCGGGGCCACCGATACGGACTTCTTTAATAAGGCTGAGATGCAGCAAGCCAAGATGGTCCAAGAAGGCAGCAAGGCTGATCCGGCCGAAGTAGCCAAGGATGGCTATGAAGCGTTAATGGCCGGTAAGTTAGAAATAATTTCGGGTCTGAAAAACAAACTTACCGTCGCGGCGAGTAAGCTGCTACCCGACAGTGTAGTAGCCGAGAACATGCACCAACAGATGAAGCCGAGTACAAAGGAGTAA
- a CDS encoding alpha/beta hydrolase yields MIATINTYDASARALAEQTNAVVVSVEYRKGPEFKFPTAHQDSYAAYLWTIQNAATLGINPTKIAVAGESAGGNLASTVCLMARDNNVQLPVHQLLVYPIADNNTNTTSYNQYANAKPLSKPLMQWFFTHYFNTPADGDSPYISLVDVATVTGLPAATVINAEIDPLLSEGQAYAAKLKAAGIAVTAKVYEGVTHEFFGMATVVPQAKEAQKLATDELKKALQ; encoded by the coding sequence GTGATTGCTACCATTAACACCTACGATGCCTCCGCCCGGGCTTTAGCCGAACAAACCAATGCCGTGGTTGTTTCAGTGGAGTACCGCAAAGGACCAGAGTTCAAGTTTCCCACGGCTCATCAAGATTCTTACGCCGCTTATTTGTGGACGATCCAAAATGCCGCTACGCTCGGCATTAATCCGACCAAGATTGCCGTAGCGGGCGAAAGTGCCGGCGGTAATTTAGCATCGACTGTTTGCCTGATGGCCCGGGACAATAACGTCCAGCTGCCTGTGCACCAGTTGTTAGTTTACCCCATCGCCGATAATAATACCAATACGACTTCTTACAACCAGTACGCTAATGCTAAGCCGTTGAGCAAACCTTTAATGCAATGGTTCTTTACCCATTATTTCAATACGCCAGCCGATGGGGATAGTCCTTACATCTCCCTGGTGGATGTAGCGACCGTAACCGGTTTACCCGCCGCCACGGTGATTAACGCCGAGATTGATCCGCTGCTCAGTGAAGGACAAGCTTACGCGGCCAAGTTAAAAGCAGCCGGAATCGCGGTAACTGCAAAGGTGTACGAAGGGGTAACCCACGAATTCTTCGGCATGGCCACGGTGGTGCCGCAGGCCAAAGAAGCCCAGAAACTAGCTACCGACGAACTTAAAAAAGCTTTGCAGTAA
- a CDS encoding helix-turn-helix transcriptional regulator has product MPQNKHALVRMKVIDECLRSRSKKYWSKQKLIEQIQIRRDIKVSERTLDNDIYLMRYCTQLNYNAPLEYLKKEDGYYYTDPDYSIEKLPLNEVEINALAMAAATLGQYRHVAVLCEFASTVDKVITLVNNLKQSSFTNGFKFIDFEKAPYSKGNEHLDSLIESIRNKKTIRLSYLKFDDKMPKPRIVSPYLLKEYRNRWYLLGLQHEMNQLKKFALDRISHLDLVDDIFINPNGFDPELYFKNTIGISYENEKVEEVILSFSPHDGKYVKTQHLHGSQETLVDNDQEFKVKLHVVINYELISTILSFGKGVRVISPIILKQQVANILWECYQYYINDLI; this is encoded by the coding sequence ATGCCCCAGAACAAACACGCGCTTGTGCGCATGAAAGTAATTGATGAATGTCTGAGAAGTAGAAGTAAAAAGTACTGGTCCAAACAGAAACTTATAGAACAAATTCAAATAAGGAGGGATATAAAGGTAAGTGAAAGGACGTTAGACAACGATATCTATTTAATGCGTTACTGCACCCAACTAAATTATAATGCACCCTTAGAGTACTTGAAGAAAGAAGATGGATACTATTATACCGATCCAGACTATTCTATAGAAAAACTGCCATTAAATGAAGTAGAGATTAATGCCTTGGCCATGGCCGCTGCTACATTAGGTCAATACAGACATGTAGCCGTCCTGTGTGAATTTGCCTCTACTGTTGATAAGGTAATCACCTTAGTAAACAATTTAAAGCAGAGCAGTTTTACAAACGGATTTAAGTTTATTGACTTTGAAAAGGCTCCTTACTCTAAAGGTAACGAGCATCTGGATTCTTTAATTGAGTCCATTAGAAATAAAAAAACAATTAGACTTTCTTATCTAAAGTTCGACGATAAAATGCCAAAGCCTCGCATCGTAAGCCCTTACTTATTAAAAGAGTATCGTAATAGATGGTACTTGTTAGGATTACAGCATGAAATGAACCAATTAAAAAAATTTGCACTGGATCGTATTAGCCACCTTGATTTAGTTGATGATATCTTTATAAACCCTAATGGTTTTGATCCGGAACTATACTTCAAGAATACTATAGGTATATCTTATGAAAATGAGAAAGTAGAAGAGGTAATTCTTTCCTTTTCACCACACGATGGTAAGTATGTTAAAACACAGCACCTTCATGGTAGCCAAGAAACTTTGGTGGATAATGATCAGGAATTTAAAGTAAAGCTTCATGTAGTTATTAACTACGAGCTAATTTCGACAATATTGAGCTTTGGAAAAGGCGTTAGAGTAATTAGTCCGATAATCTTAAAGCAACAGGTAGCTAATATTTTATGGGAATGTTACCAGTACTATATCAATGACCTTATATAA
- a CDS encoding UPF0158 family protein: MDPSDKGSSFSSFTTFYPVSRLNFGTILLDDYLPEVIQLVSIKEQAYKLGYLMILTKQQIKEIAEQLDSGFRCFWNMKNSDLLFVPDTVKYPEIDTEPWAKEIELLDKHKGDYTEIEPQESSDSFKIMADFVNTLPESNYLKNRLTKALNKKRPFREFKSEMDNSGEYRQMWFDFKNQEIQKWVQEKIHRAYELLTKESGA, translated from the coding sequence TTGGATCCAAGCGACAAAGGCAGCTCTTTTTCGTCTTTTACTACTTTCTATCCGGTCTCACGCCTGAATTTTGGTACTATCCTCCTAGATGACTATCTTCCAGAAGTTATACAACTAGTAAGCATTAAAGAGCAGGCATACAAATTAGGCTACCTGATGATTTTGACCAAACAGCAGATAAAAGAAATTGCCGAACAACTAGACAGTGGTTTCCGATGTTTTTGGAATATGAAAAATAGCGACTTGCTATTTGTTCCGGATACTGTAAAGTATCCGGAAATAGATACGGAACCTTGGGCAAAGGAAATAGAACTGCTGGATAAGCATAAGGGTGATTATACCGAAATTGAACCACAAGAATCAAGTGATTCCTTTAAAATCATGGCTGATTTTGTTAATACCTTGCCGGAGTCGAATTACCTGAAAAACCGACTCACAAAAGCCTTAAATAAGAAAAGACCATTTCGAGAATTTAAATCGGAAATGGATAATTCAGGAGAATATAGACAAATGTGGTTTGACTTTAAAAATCAAGAAATACAAAAATGGGTTCAAGAAAAAATTCACAGGGCTTATGAGCTGTTAACCAAAGAAAGCGGAGCCTAA
- a CDS encoding DUF6933 domain-containing protein, producing the protein MTQIYLSAKLQALFPSLNEDTASFTQPSVLGDWNGHVFTVHRRKCIILVNNISYYAVFLVDILKKDLCHFPELFLDQLLRQLTYDKVITEGQYRVITAQLGQLQLRRTNNDRKALGTINEFIFLFKAHCEGQALDNLDCSTINHYINTSPTGAGRTSQRHYGNPIQDMKDLIIQL; encoded by the coding sequence ATGACCCAGATCTATCTTTCGGCTAAACTCCAAGCTTTGTTTCCAAGCCTTAACGAGGATACTGCCAGCTTTACTCAGCCCTCTGTGTTAGGAGATTGGAACGGACATGTATTTACGGTTCACCGCAGAAAATGCATCATATTGGTTAATAATATCTCTTACTATGCCGTGTTTCTGGTGGATATTCTGAAAAAAGATTTATGCCATTTTCCGGAGTTATTTCTAGATCAGCTGCTGCGACAGCTGACCTATGATAAAGTTATAACAGAAGGACAATATCGAGTCATAACAGCGCAGTTGGGTCAATTGCAGCTGAGGCGAACCAATAATGACCGGAAAGCGCTGGGAACCATCAATGAATTTATTTTCCTGTTTAAAGCCCATTGCGAGGGCCAAGCACTCGATAACCTAGATTGTTCGACTATTAACCATTATATAAACACTTCGCCGACTGGTGCCGGGCGAACCAGCCAGCGCCATTATGGAAACCCCATACAGGACATGAAAGATTTAATTATTCAGCTATAA